The Corallococcus caeni genome includes a region encoding these proteins:
- a CDS encoding MFS transporter: MSSLPPWLAQLLPIVILLGAIGLVLSRLPKVELGHSDAFRRRRFFNWFPLGLTYAFLYMGRYNVNVATSAMGAQTSNADFATIFFWGTLTYGVAFLLNGPLTDKLGGRFTILLSAGGSAVANVAMGGLVYAVLKNGWAPPGGVVAWLAFLYSVNMYFQSFGAVSIVKVNASWFHVRERGQLGGVFGILISLGLYFAFDWCRFIADAAPVWWVFFVPAALLVGFLVLDFFVIRDTPSQTGHPDFDTADASSGETGPALSVPQLFGKLLSNRVILIILGVEFCSGFLRNAVMQWFPKYAKAVGESGGFVASNWGMLSCVAGILGGMFAGVISDRLFDSRRGPVSTVLYAGLLLGAVGAVFLLGTAGAGWSVVFMSLCVIGVHGMLSGTATMDFGGKKNAGIVVGIIDGAVYAGTAIHALIYGKILPTGEAMKDPANWKPWPLAMLPLAVLGLVLASRVWNAKPQPRAAPLPVGDVVPGAVPGASSRTGTNG, translated from the coding sequence ATGTCGTCGCTGCCCCCGTGGCTGGCCCAGCTGTTGCCCATCGTCATCCTGCTCGGGGCCATTGGCCTGGTGCTCTCGCGGCTCCCGAAGGTGGAGCTGGGGCACAGCGATGCGTTCCGCCGCCGCCGCTTCTTCAACTGGTTCCCGCTGGGCCTGACGTACGCGTTCCTCTACATGGGGCGCTACAACGTCAACGTGGCGACCAGCGCCATGGGCGCGCAGACGTCCAACGCGGACTTCGCCACCATCTTCTTCTGGGGGACGCTCACGTACGGCGTGGCCTTCCTCCTCAACGGCCCGCTGACGGACAAGCTGGGCGGCCGCTTCACCATCCTGCTGTCCGCGGGCGGCTCCGCGGTGGCGAACGTCGCCATGGGCGGGCTGGTGTACGCGGTGCTGAAGAACGGCTGGGCCCCGCCGGGCGGCGTGGTGGCGTGGCTCGCGTTCCTCTACAGCGTGAACATGTACTTCCAGAGCTTCGGCGCGGTCTCCATCGTCAAGGTGAACGCGTCGTGGTTCCACGTGCGTGAGCGCGGCCAGCTGGGCGGCGTCTTCGGCATCCTCATCTCGCTGGGCCTGTACTTCGCGTTCGACTGGTGCCGCTTCATCGCGGACGCGGCGCCGGTGTGGTGGGTGTTCTTCGTGCCCGCGGCGCTGCTCGTGGGCTTCCTGGTGCTGGACTTCTTCGTCATCCGCGACACGCCGTCCCAGACGGGCCACCCGGACTTCGACACGGCGGATGCGTCCAGCGGGGAGACGGGCCCGGCGCTCAGCGTGCCGCAGCTGTTCGGCAAGCTCCTGAGCAACCGCGTCATCCTCATCATCCTGGGCGTGGAGTTCTGCAGCGGCTTCCTGCGCAACGCGGTGATGCAGTGGTTCCCCAAGTACGCCAAGGCGGTGGGGGAGTCCGGCGGCTTCGTGGCCTCCAACTGGGGCATGCTGTCGTGCGTCGCCGGCATCCTGGGCGGCATGTTCGCGGGCGTCATCAGCGACCGCCTCTTCGACTCGCGCCGCGGCCCCGTCTCCACGGTGCTCTACGCGGGCCTGCTGCTGGGCGCGGTGGGCGCGGTGTTCCTGCTGGGGACGGCCGGGGCCGGCTGGTCCGTGGTGTTCATGTCCCTGTGCGTCATCGGCGTGCACGGCATGCTGTCCGGCACGGCCACCATGGACTTCGGCGGCAAGAAGAACGCGGGCATCGTGGTGGGCATCATCGACGGCGCGGTCTACGCGGGCACCGCCATCCACGCGCTCATCTACGGGAAGATCCTGCCCACGGGCGAGGCCATGAAGGACCCGGCCAACTGGAAGCCGTGGCCCCTGGCCATGCTGCCCCTGGCCGTCCTGGGCCTGGTGCTGGCGTCGCGGGTGTGGAACGCGAAGCCCCAGCCCAGGGCCGCGCCCCTGCCCGTGGGCGACGTCGTCCCGGGCGCCGTGCCGGGCGCGTCGTCTCGTACGGGCACCAACGGTTGA
- a CDS encoding GspE/PulE family protein yields the protein MTQAAPPGSSGPSRGATDFTLGFLLEALVAQRLLTPQQAQEVLAREPAARARVLKAQGGTGKDSARYDVSPVEVVAAFQIPAPGGRGVLDEDRVTEAAARASGLAYRKLDPLKMDMALATRTVSRPYAQKHVLLPLERTEQGRLRVAVANPFDRELFESFHRLTGEPVEPVLSAKTDILRSIADIYGFKKTLAKAADDFSDSQSQVANFEQLVSLSGTQELEASDRPVVQAVDYLLRYAFDNRASDIHIEPKRATAVVRLRIDGVLHPVYSLPAQVHPPIVSRVKMLARIDISEKRRPQDGRIKTERDGREVELRVSTLPTAFGEKVVIRIFDPETLVQDIAQLGFEPDEKGHFESWIDQPHGLILVTGPTGSGKTTTLYSALKAVAGPDVNVTTIEDPIEMVWDTFNQVQVQPKVGLDFAGALRHILRQDPDVIMVGEIRDAETAENALQAALTGHLVLSTLHTNDALGAVARMKDLGVPAFLLAQSLLGVMAQRLLRRVCVHCSEEAVLTADELLALQAPLPLLPGGVKLSRGAGCVRCRGTGYSGRTGVFEIVSTTREVRELIAREAPHEQLVQAARKSGMRTLREAAVRKLAQGLTAFDEVVRMTSAF from the coding sequence TTGACCCAGGCGGCTCCCCCCGGAAGCAGCGGCCCCTCGCGCGGCGCCACGGACTTCACCCTGGGCTTCCTGCTGGAAGCCCTGGTGGCCCAGCGCCTGCTGACCCCTCAGCAGGCGCAGGAGGTGCTGGCGCGAGAGCCCGCCGCGCGCGCCCGCGTCCTCAAGGCGCAGGGCGGAACGGGCAAGGACTCCGCCCGCTACGACGTGTCGCCCGTGGAGGTGGTGGCGGCCTTCCAGATCCCCGCGCCGGGAGGGCGGGGCGTGCTGGACGAGGACCGCGTGACGGAGGCCGCCGCGCGCGCTTCAGGGCTGGCCTACCGCAAGCTGGATCCGCTGAAGATGGACATGGCGCTGGCCACCCGCACGGTGTCCCGGCCCTACGCGCAGAAGCACGTGCTGCTGCCCCTGGAGCGCACCGAACAGGGGCGGCTGCGCGTGGCGGTGGCCAACCCCTTCGACCGCGAGCTCTTCGAGTCCTTCCACCGCCTCACCGGCGAGCCGGTGGAGCCGGTGCTGTCCGCGAAGACGGACATCCTGCGCTCCATCGCGGACATCTACGGCTTCAAGAAGACGCTGGCGAAGGCCGCGGACGACTTCAGCGACTCGCAATCGCAGGTCGCCAACTTCGAGCAGCTGGTGTCGCTCAGCGGCACGCAGGAGCTGGAGGCGTCGGACCGGCCGGTGGTGCAGGCGGTGGACTACCTCCTGCGCTACGCCTTCGACAACCGCGCGTCGGACATCCACATCGAACCCAAGCGGGCCACCGCCGTGGTGCGCCTGCGCATCGACGGCGTGCTCCACCCGGTGTACTCGCTGCCGGCGCAGGTGCACCCGCCCATCGTGTCGCGCGTGAAGATGCTGGCGCGCATCGACATCTCCGAGAAGCGCCGCCCCCAGGACGGCCGCATCAAGACGGAGCGCGACGGCCGCGAGGTGGAGCTCCGCGTCTCCACGCTGCCCACCGCCTTCGGCGAGAAGGTCGTCATCCGCATCTTCGACCCGGAGACGCTGGTGCAGGACATCGCCCAGCTGGGCTTCGAGCCGGACGAGAAGGGCCACTTCGAGTCCTGGATTGACCAGCCCCACGGCCTCATCCTGGTGACGGGCCCCACGGGCAGCGGCAAGACGACGACGCTCTACTCCGCGCTCAAGGCGGTGGCGGGGCCGGACGTCAACGTCACCACGATTGAGGACCCCATCGAAATGGTGTGGGACACCTTCAACCAGGTGCAGGTGCAGCCCAAGGTGGGCCTGGACTTCGCGGGGGCGCTGCGCCACATCCTGCGCCAGGACCCGGACGTCATCATGGTGGGCGAAATCCGGGACGCGGAGACGGCGGAGAACGCGCTCCAGGCCGCGCTCACCGGCCACCTGGTGCTCTCCACGCTGCACACCAACGACGCGCTGGGCGCGGTGGCGCGCATGAAGGACCTGGGCGTGCCGGCCTTCCTCCTGGCGCAGAGCCTGCTGGGCGTCATGGCCCAGCGCCTCCTGCGCCGCGTCTGCGTGCACTGCTCGGAGGAGGCGGTGCTCACGGCGGACGAATTGCTGGCCCTCCAGGCCCCCCTGCCGCTGCTGCCCGGCGGGGTGAAGCTGTCCAGGGGGGCGGGGTGCGTGCGCTGCCGCGGCACCGGCTACTCCGGCCGCACCGGCGTCTTCGAAATCGTCTCCACCACCCGCGAGGTGCGCGAGCTCATCGCCCGCGAGGCGCCCCACGAGCAGCTGGTGCAGGCCGCGCGCAAGAGCGGCATGCGCACCCTGCGCGAGGCCGCCGTGCGCAAGCTGGCGCAGGGCCTCACCGCCTTCGACGAGGTGGTGCGGATGACGTCCGCCTTCTAG
- a CDS encoding bifunctional metallophosphatase/5'-nucleotidase — MPVLEGQDYHLEGQEVRLTLLHTSDIHSRLIPYDFTPLKTDQDLELIPEAGPFGGATRIASILKRERKKGDRILHLDSGDCFQGAPIFNVNTGEAEFRFLSEQHLDAAVVGNHEFDAGALNFTQKARNFANFPLLAANYFWDDPKTTGTNGTAMVTNPYTIKTIKGLRVGVIGMANISSLNSIVEGGNSLQVTPLEQNEAARSYVELLRPVTDLIVIVSHLGLTEDQDLIQGYEAYYEYGRAKPFIERSHDAWKVLEWFGPEGNDKSVVRVHIAGVSGMDVVLGGHLHVVLNPPQLVTDPAGRKVVLSHSGAFAKYVGRLELVVKMPARLGEGEGAEVVSQDYHAFPVDALWCNEAMRKYRFDDNIFWDPGKFIAAPGVREAIAECGRQEDAETTDLLIPYLLGMDVKLQLTSIFSYAPLDVQRRNNSNGGDSPLGNIAADSMRKRNRVEAEMALTNSLGIRDNLYAGVVTQEAMFNVFPFENTINIMYLSGVEMQEMFDFVTERSAERGCVSQAQISGARFTMDCAQVQLNDLRIACTPATVATDCPQADREGHAPWTCLEDTSGSRCWAHPGIDIQINGKPLDTNGTYKVAVNDYIAKGGSGFAVLKRNTTRIETGISLRDSLIGYMQGFCSCKDLLEGKETSSNGTRCGSLVNGKWTVDEKTLNSCKVSKAFEDALNRKMVDQDGACTCLDMLKLPADAAEQQKALAACGRPDLTKETALAECALPQGPYTGRCTCRDLLVGGNPTCGTVTNQLRSFCEKPTAMPVASAIEDGRIGRRVK, encoded by the coding sequence ATGCCTGTGCTGGAAGGCCAGGACTACCACCTCGAGGGTCAGGAGGTGCGGCTTACCCTCCTTCATACCTCTGACATCCACTCGCGGCTCATCCCGTACGACTTCACACCGCTGAAGACGGACCAGGACCTGGAGCTCATCCCGGAGGCCGGTCCCTTCGGCGGCGCCACGCGCATCGCGTCCATCCTCAAGCGCGAGCGCAAGAAGGGCGACCGCATCCTGCACCTGGACTCAGGCGACTGCTTCCAGGGCGCGCCCATCTTCAACGTGAACACGGGCGAGGCGGAGTTCCGCTTCCTGTCCGAGCAGCACCTGGACGCCGCCGTGGTGGGCAACCACGAGTTCGACGCCGGCGCGCTCAACTTCACCCAGAAGGCGCGCAACTTCGCCAACTTCCCGCTGCTGGCCGCCAACTACTTCTGGGACGACCCGAAGACGACGGGCACCAACGGCACCGCCATGGTGACCAACCCCTACACCATCAAGACCATCAAGGGTCTGCGGGTGGGCGTCATCGGCATGGCGAACATCTCCTCGCTCAACTCCATCGTGGAGGGCGGCAACAGCCTGCAGGTGACGCCGCTGGAGCAGAACGAGGCCGCGCGCTCCTACGTGGAGTTGCTGCGCCCGGTGACGGACCTGATTGTCATCGTCAGCCACCTGGGCCTCACCGAGGACCAGGATCTCATCCAGGGCTACGAGGCCTACTATGAGTACGGCCGCGCGAAGCCCTTCATCGAGCGCTCGCACGACGCGTGGAAGGTGCTGGAGTGGTTCGGTCCTGAAGGCAACGACAAGTCGGTGGTGCGCGTGCACATCGCGGGCGTCAGCGGCATGGACGTGGTGCTGGGCGGCCACCTGCACGTGGTGCTCAACCCGCCGCAGCTCGTGACGGACCCCGCCGGCCGCAAGGTCGTGCTGTCGCACTCGGGCGCGTTCGCCAAGTACGTGGGCCGGCTGGAGCTGGTCGTGAAGATGCCGGCGCGCCTGGGTGAAGGCGAGGGCGCCGAGGTCGTCAGCCAGGACTACCACGCGTTCCCGGTGGACGCCCTCTGGTGCAACGAGGCGATGCGCAAGTACCGCTTCGACGACAACATCTTCTGGGATCCGGGCAAGTTCATCGCGGCGCCGGGCGTGCGCGAGGCCATCGCGGAGTGCGGCCGCCAGGAGGACGCGGAGACGACGGACCTGCTCATCCCGTACCTGCTGGGCATGGACGTGAAGCTGCAGCTCACCTCCATCTTCTCCTATGCCCCGCTCGACGTGCAGCGGCGCAACAACTCCAATGGCGGTGACTCGCCGCTGGGCAACATCGCCGCGGACTCCATGCGCAAGCGCAACCGCGTGGAGGCGGAGATGGCGCTCACCAACTCGCTGGGCATCCGCGACAACCTGTACGCGGGCGTCGTCACGCAGGAGGCGATGTTCAACGTGTTCCCGTTCGAGAACACCATCAACATCATGTACCTGTCCGGCGTGGAGATGCAGGAGATGTTCGACTTCGTCACCGAGCGCTCCGCGGAGCGCGGGTGCGTGAGCCAGGCGCAGATCTCCGGCGCCCGCTTCACCATGGACTGCGCCCAGGTGCAGCTCAACGACCTGCGCATCGCGTGCACCCCGGCCACGGTGGCCACGGACTGCCCCCAGGCGGACCGCGAGGGCCACGCGCCGTGGACGTGCCTGGAGGACACCTCGGGTTCGCGCTGCTGGGCGCACCCGGGCATCGACATCCAGATCAACGGCAAGCCGCTGGACACCAACGGCACGTACAAGGTCGCGGTGAACGACTACATCGCCAAGGGCGGCTCCGGCTTCGCGGTGCTCAAGCGCAACACCACGCGCATCGAGACGGGCATCAGCCTGCGCGACTCGCTCATCGGCTACATGCAGGGCTTCTGCAGCTGCAAGGACCTGCTCGAGGGCAAGGAGACGTCCAGCAACGGCACGCGCTGCGGCTCGCTCGTCAACGGCAAGTGGACGGTGGATGAGAAGACGCTGAACTCCTGCAAGGTGTCCAAGGCCTTTGAAGACGCCCTCAACCGGAAGATGGTTGACCAGGACGGTGCCTGCACCTGCCTGGACATGCTCAAGCTGCCCGCGGACGCCGCGGAGCAGCAGAAGGCCCTGGCCGCGTGCGGCCGGCCGGACCTGACGAAGGAAACGGCGCTGGCGGAGTGCGCGCTGCCGCAGGGGCCCTACACCGGCCGCTGCACCTGCCGCGACCTGCTGGTGGGCGGCAACCCCACCTGCGGTACCGTGACCAACCAGCTGCGCTCGTTCTGTGAGAAGCCCACAGCCATGCCCGTCGCGAGCGCCATCGAGGATGGCCGCATCGGGCGGAGGGTGAAGTGA
- a CDS encoding NUDIX hydrolase, whose translation MRPSSSNVTDIEIIEDFSATARCDEGFLRVRRLRCRNRRADGSSSSVYRVDVVDRPRLDAVSVLIYRRASDGNVEVLTRMNLRPAAYFRREQTASMTVPDTVSYLRVEEIVAGLLEPSDKGEEGLRRRAAEEVKEEAGYTVRPEDIQLLGGAFFLAPGILSEKVFPAAVDVTGVEPGEVEGDGSPLEEGIHLQWRPLSAVLEACRRGDIADAKTEVSLTRLLARLA comes from the coding sequence ATGCGTCCCAGCAGTTCCAATGTGACTGACATCGAGATCATCGAGGATTTCTCCGCCACGGCGCGTTGTGACGAGGGTTTCCTCCGAGTGCGTCGGCTGCGCTGCCGCAACCGGCGCGCGGACGGGTCCTCCTCCTCCGTGTACCGGGTGGATGTGGTGGACCGGCCCCGGTTGGACGCGGTGTCGGTGCTCATCTACCGCCGTGCGTCGGATGGAAACGTGGAAGTCCTGACGCGGATGAACCTGCGCCCCGCGGCGTACTTCCGCCGCGAGCAGACCGCGTCCATGACGGTGCCTGACACGGTGAGCTATCTGCGCGTGGAGGAGATCGTCGCGGGCCTGCTGGAGCCGTCCGACAAGGGCGAGGAGGGCCTTCGCCGCCGCGCGGCGGAGGAGGTGAAGGAGGAGGCGGGCTACACGGTGCGGCCGGAGGACATCCAGCTGTTGGGCGGCGCGTTCTTCCTCGCGCCGGGCATCCTGTCGGAGAAGGTCTTCCCGGCCGCGGTGGACGTCACCGGCGTGGAGCCGGGCGAGGTGGAGGGGGACGGCTCTCCCCTGGAGGAGGGCATCCACCTGCAGTGGCGGCCGCTCTCCGCGGTGCTGGAGGCGTGCCGGCGCGGGGACATCGCGGACGCGAAGACGGAGGTGTCCCTCACGCGGCTGCTCGCACGGCTCGCCTGA